Proteins from a single region of Stappia sp. ES.058:
- a CDS encoding long-chain-fatty-acid--CoA ligase, with protein sequence MPGLMQDWSLTCPRILDHAARNNPTREIVSRSVEGPIHRTNYAEMRDRALTLAKRFTRYGLKEGDRVATLAWNTWRHMEVWYGLLGIGAVYHTVNPRLFPQQIAWIINHAEDRLLVVDLTFVPIVEKIWGELTTIEHVVVLTDAANMPETGFPSSPYEEWLAEADADFAWVELDENAAAGMCYTSGTTGNPKGVVYSHRSNVLHAMSAATPDMLGLSARDRVMPVVPLFHANGWSLAFSCPLAGSAIVMPGPRMDGEAIWELLDAEKVTLTAAVPTIWLMLLQYLEKSGKALPHLERVVIGGAACPRAITKAFEEVYDVRVMHAWGMTEMSPLGTVCSIKPEVVDLEGEAKLDLQEKQGHAPFGVEMKITDDEGRERPWDGKTFGRLKVRGPAISQTYFKGDTPIVDEANFFDTGDVAHIDENGYMQITDRAKDVIKSGGEWISTIDLENLALLHPHVAEAAVIGVSHPKWDERPLLIIVPRDGCTPDASDILASFEGRIAKWWMPNDVVFVDEIPHTATGKIKKTALREQFSAYSFPE encoded by the coding sequence CTGCCCGGCCTGATGCAGGACTGGTCATTGACCTGCCCCCGCATCCTCGACCATGCCGCGCGCAATAACCCGACCCGGGAGATCGTATCGCGCTCGGTGGAAGGCCCGATCCACCGCACCAACTACGCCGAAATGCGCGACCGGGCCCTCACCCTGGCAAAGCGCTTCACCCGCTACGGGCTGAAGGAAGGGGACCGGGTGGCAACGCTCGCCTGGAACACCTGGCGTCACATGGAGGTCTGGTACGGGCTTCTCGGCATCGGCGCCGTCTACCACACCGTCAATCCGCGACTGTTCCCGCAGCAGATCGCCTGGATCATCAACCACGCCGAAGACCGGCTCCTGGTCGTCGACCTGACCTTCGTTCCCATCGTGGAGAAAATCTGGGGCGAATTGACCACGATCGAACACGTCGTCGTGCTGACCGATGCCGCCAACATGCCCGAGACCGGCTTCCCGTCCTCACCCTACGAAGAATGGCTGGCGGAGGCAGACGCCGATTTCGCTTGGGTGGAGCTCGATGAAAACGCTGCCGCGGGCATGTGCTACACATCGGGCACCACCGGCAACCCCAAGGGGGTGGTTTATTCGCATCGCTCCAACGTGCTCCACGCCATGTCGGCGGCGACGCCGGACATGCTCGGGCTTTCGGCGCGAGACCGGGTGATGCCGGTGGTTCCGCTGTTCCACGCAAACGGCTGGTCGCTCGCCTTCTCCTGTCCGCTTGCCGGATCGGCAATCGTGATGCCGGGCCCCCGCATGGATGGCGAGGCCATCTGGGAACTGCTCGATGCGGAAAAGGTGACACTTACCGCCGCGGTTCCCACCATCTGGCTGATGCTGCTTCAATATCTGGAGAAAAGCGGCAAGGCGCTGCCCCATCTGGAACGGGTCGTGATCGGCGGCGCCGCCTGCCCGCGTGCAATCACCAAGGCGTTCGAGGAGGTCTACGACGTGCGCGTGATGCACGCCTGGGGCATGACGGAGATGAGCCCGCTCGGCACCGTGTGCTCGATCAAGCCCGAGGTCGTCGATCTCGAGGGCGAGGCCAAGCTCGACCTACAGGAAAAACAGGGACATGCGCCCTTCGGCGTGGAAATGAAGATCACCGACGACGAGGGCAGAGAGCGGCCCTGGGACGGCAAGACCTTCGGGCGGCTGAAGGTGCGCGGGCCGGCAATTTCGCAGACCTACTTCAAGGGCGACACGCCAATCGTCGACGAGGCCAATTTCTTCGACACCGGCGACGTCGCGCATATCGATGAAAACGGATACATGCAGATCACCGACCGCGCAAAGGACGTGATCAAGTCCGGCGGCGAATGGATCTCCACCATCGACCTGGAAAACCTGGCGCTCTTGCATCCGCATGTTGCGGAAGCCGCGGTGATTGGCGTGTCCCATCCCAAGTGGGACGAGCGGCCGCTCCTGATCATCGTTCCGCGCGACGGCTGTACGCCCGACGCATCCGATATTCTCGCCTCTTTCGAGGGGCGCATCGCCAAATGGTGGATGCCCAACGATGTGGTCTTTGTCGATGAAATCCCCCATACGGCAACCGGCAAGATCAAGAAAACCGCATTGCGCGAGCAGTTCTCCGCCTACTCCTTTCCCGAATAG
- a CDS encoding DUF4870 family protein, producing the protein MAASHYTYLIRTFWIGLAGALVSALLMMVGIGFLLMIALVVWLIVRCVKGLQWISRGEPVPNPETWLF; encoded by the coding sequence ATGGCCGCGAGCCACTACACCTATCTGATCCGCACGTTCTGGATCGGCCTTGCCGGTGCGCTGGTGTCCGCGCTGCTGATGATGGTCGGCATCGGGTTCCTGCTGATGATCGCGCTTGTCGTCTGGCTGATCGTGCGCTGCGTGAAGGGCCTGCAGTGGATTTCGCGCGGCGAGCCCGTTCCCAATCCCGAAACCTGGCTGTTCTGA
- a CDS encoding HAD family hydrolase, whose protein sequence is MTSLKAVLFDKDGTLIDFQATWAPTFLTILEELSDGDGHLMVRLGEASGYDLATRQFHPDSIVVAGSNNDIAAAWADILKGRDIEALFADLNARVGDMSLPHLTPFADLLPVLDALAALGLRLGIATNDGEASARTQLATLGLESRFDAVIGFDSGHGAKPAPGMVQGFCDALGLTPAEVVMVGDSLHDMHAGRSAGAQTLGVTTGTVPAKVLQDHADHVVGSLTQALEWIRART, encoded by the coding sequence GTGACATCGCTCAAGGCGGTGCTCTTCGACAAGGACGGCACGCTGATCGACTTTCAGGCGACCTGGGCCCCGACCTTTCTCACAATCCTGGAGGAACTTTCGGACGGCGACGGTCACCTGATGGTGCGGCTCGGAGAGGCCAGCGGCTATGATCTGGCAACACGGCAATTTCATCCCGATTCAATCGTCGTCGCCGGCTCAAACAACGATATCGCGGCAGCCTGGGCGGACATCTTGAAGGGACGGGACATCGAAGCACTGTTCGCGGACCTGAATGCGCGGGTCGGCGACATGAGCCTGCCGCACCTCACGCCCTTCGCCGACCTCCTGCCGGTGCTCGACGCGCTGGCCGCCCTCGGCCTGCGCCTTGGTATTGCGACCAACGACGGCGAAGCCTCGGCGCGCACGCAACTGGCGACGCTTGGGCTGGAATCCCGTTTCGACGCGGTGATCGGCTTCGACAGCGGCCATGGCGCCAAGCCGGCGCCGGGCATGGTACAGGGGTTCTGCGATGCTCTCGGGCTGACTCCCGCGGAGGTCGTCATGGTCGGCGACAGCCTGCACGACATGCACGCCGGCCGCAGCGCCGGCGCGCAAACGCTTGGCGTTACGACCGGGACCGTGCCGGCCAAGGTGTTGCAGGACCACGCCGATCACGTCGTCGGATCGCTCACGCAGGCGCTGGAATGGATTCGCGCCCGCACCTGA
- a CDS encoding HAD family hydrolase — protein sequence MRIKAVLFDRDGTLTDFDRTWGPAIAAVLTDLAGNDAAHLETLSRMAMFDVAGARFTGPSPMKVQAPADYSTDWARVLGEPDPDAMLARIEATLLEHATLNVTPFPGVLETLHGLHAAGLPVGLATNGTEASARVQMEALGVGTTFGFLAGYDSGFGRKPAPGQLLAFARHTGLDPAEIAMVGDSLHDMHAARDAGMIRIAVTTGAVTRAELEPEADLVLVEMRDLLTVALAAEQVP from the coding sequence ATGCGTATCAAGGCCGTTCTCTTCGACCGCGACGGCACGTTGACGGATTTCGACCGGACCTGGGGACCGGCGATCGCCGCCGTGCTGACCGACCTTGCCGGCAACGATGCCGCCCACCTGGAAACCCTGTCGCGGATGGCGATGTTCGACGTTGCCGGCGCGCGGTTTACCGGGCCCTCGCCGATGAAGGTGCAGGCGCCGGCGGACTATTCGACCGACTGGGCGCGGGTTCTTGGCGAGCCGGACCCGGACGCGATGCTGGCGCGCATCGAGGCGACGCTCCTGGAACACGCCACCCTCAATGTCACGCCGTTTCCGGGCGTTCTGGAGACCCTTCACGGCCTGCACGCGGCAGGGCTGCCCGTCGGACTTGCGACCAACGGCACGGAAGCCTCCGCACGGGTTCAGATGGAGGCGCTCGGTGTCGGCACCACCTTCGGCTTTCTCGCCGGCTACGACAGCGGTTTCGGGCGCAAGCCCGCGCCGGGACAATTGCTCGCCTTCGCCCGCCACACCGGCCTCGACCCGGCCGAGATCGCCATGGTCGGCGACAGCCTGCACGACATGCATGCCGCGCGCGATGCCGGGATGATCCGTATCGCCGTCACCACCGGCGCCGTGACGCGCGCCGAGCTGGAACCGGAAGCCGATCTCGTCTTGGTCGAAATGCGCGACCTTCTCACCGTCGCGCTGGCGGCGGAGCAGGTCCCGTGA
- a CDS encoding MBL fold metallo-hydrolase produces the protein MARLEHDRKFDPAHGSAVPVSDAVRRITARNAGPFTWHGTNSYLVGRAEVAVIDPGPEDRAHLELILETCGKAPITAILVTHTHADHSPGARLLKEMTGAPIVGCGPHVAARPLFSGEVNPLDASADMQHRPDRELFDGDTLAVDGLTLSAVETPGHTANHLAFALDEGRVLFSADHVMAWSTSIVAPPDGSMSAYMASLERLMARDDALYLPGHGGPVRVPADYLAGLKAHRLAREQAIMARLEAGECTIPQMVATIYRDVDRSLHGAAALSVLAQIEWLVERGLVVSEGPPSLAARYSPTPSA, from the coding sequence ATGGCCAGACTGGAGCACGACCGCAAGTTCGATCCCGCCCATGGCAGCGCCGTGCCGGTCAGCGATGCGGTGCGCCGGATCACGGCGCGCAATGCCGGTCCATTCACCTGGCATGGCACCAACAGTTATCTGGTCGGACGCGCCGAAGTCGCGGTCATCGATCCGGGTCCAGAAGACCGCGCTCATCTCGAGCTGATCCTCGAGACATGCGGCAAAGCCCCGATCACGGCCATCCTGGTAACGCACACCCACGCGGATCATTCGCCGGGCGCGCGGCTGCTCAAGGAGATGACCGGCGCACCGATTGTCGGCTGCGGGCCGCATGTGGCGGCGCGGCCGCTGTTTTCCGGCGAGGTCAATCCGCTCGATGCCAGCGCCGACATGCAACACAGGCCCGACCGAGAACTGTTCGATGGTGACACGCTCGCCGTCGACGGGCTGACGCTCTCCGCCGTCGAAACCCCCGGCCATACGGCAAATCATCTGGCCTTCGCGCTGGATGAAGGCCGTGTTCTCTTTTCCGCCGACCACGTCATGGCCTGGTCGACCTCCATCGTCGCCCCGCCGGACGGCTCGATGAGCGCCTACATGGCCTCTCTCGAACGGCTGATGGCGCGAGACGACGCGCTCTATCTGCCGGGCCACGGTGGACCGGTCCGCGTGCCGGCCGACTATCTCGCCGGCCTCAAGGCACATCGCCTGGCGCGCGAACAAGCGATCATGGCGCGACTTGAGGCGGGCGAATGCACGATTCCGCAGATGGTCGCGACGATCTACCGGGACGTCGACAGGAGCCTGCACGGCGCGGCCGCGCTCTCCGTCCTGGCGCAGATCGAATGGCTGGTCGAGCGCGGACTGGTCGTTTCGGAAGGGCCACCTTCCCTTGCCGCGCGATATTCTCCCACTCCGTCGGCGTGA
- a CDS encoding ATP-binding protein, whose amino-acid sequence MTDEPLEADVLHPRGRNRARGMLRDRIAMQRWVLLACAAVAAGALYAGTAPVLYVIGGFAIVAGAALLAPARKPLIARRLRRKRAVSAWPETAMKHLADAFPNPCFIVDHRGVTRYANTAARIRFGQVRPGDPISFRLRSPALLEALERVIGGDVAQRIEWSEKSPAEQWLEAVIAPVTPAPTAGSTEVEQASASGQQFILVTIQDQTGQRRLERMRADFVANASHELRTPLASLTGFVETLLGPARDDPVAREKFLQIMMQQGERMRRLIDDLLSLSRVELKAHVQPETTLDLVPLVRHTCDALKPVADEVGVAIKLTLPEKPAVVRGDRDELIEVLENLIENSLKYGASGKLIEIGLSWADLDRPQAEPRPPGQWVLSIRDHGPGIAPEHLPRLTERFYRVDVAASREMKGTGLGLAIVKHILTRHRARLEIESRLGEGANFLVKIPAAISDAEPAVDR is encoded by the coding sequence ATGACCGATGAACCGCTGGAGGCCGACGTCCTGCACCCCCGGGGGCGCAACCGGGCGCGCGGCATGTTGCGTGATCGCATTGCGATGCAACGCTGGGTCCTGCTGGCCTGTGCGGCGGTGGCAGCCGGGGCTCTTTACGCCGGAACCGCGCCTGTCCTCTATGTGATCGGTGGATTTGCAATCGTCGCGGGCGCGGCATTGCTTGCCCCTGCGCGCAAGCCGTTGATCGCCCGGCGCCTGCGGCGCAAGCGCGCCGTTTCCGCCTGGCCGGAAACCGCAATGAAGCATCTGGCGGACGCCTTTCCCAATCCCTGTTTCATCGTCGATCATCGCGGTGTCACCCGATATGCCAATACGGCCGCGCGGATCCGCTTCGGGCAAGTGCGGCCCGGCGATCCGATCTCGTTTCGCCTGCGCTCTCCGGCGCTTCTCGAGGCGCTGGAGCGCGTCATCGGCGGCGATGTCGCACAACGGATCGAGTGGAGCGAGAAATCGCCGGCCGAGCAATGGCTCGAGGCGGTGATCGCGCCGGTGACGCCGGCCCCGACAGCCGGCTCGACCGAGGTCGAACAGGCGAGCGCCTCGGGGCAGCAGTTCATTCTCGTCACCATCCAGGACCAGACCGGCCAGCGGCGGCTGGAACGCATGCGGGCCGATTTCGTCGCAAACGCGAGCCACGAATTGCGCACGCCGCTTGCCTCGCTGACAGGTTTCGTCGAGACGCTGCTGGGCCCCGCCCGCGACGATCCGGTGGCGCGCGAGAAATTCCTGCAGATCATGATGCAGCAGGGCGAGCGCATGCGCCGGCTGATCGACGATCTCCTGTCGCTGTCGCGCGTGGAACTGAAGGCGCATGTCCAGCCGGAAACCACGCTCGATCTCGTCCCGCTCGTCCGCCACACCTGCGATGCGCTGAAGCCGGTTGCCGACGAGGTCGGCGTTGCCATCAAGCTGACGCTGCCCGAGAAGCCGGCCGTTGTGCGCGGCGATCGCGACGAACTCATCGAGGTTCTGGAAAATCTGATCGAGAACAGTCTGAAGTACGGGGCCTCCGGCAAGCTCATCGAGATCGGTCTGTCGTGGGCGGACCTCGACCGCCCGCAGGCGGAGCCGCGCCCCCCGGGCCAGTGGGTGCTGTCGATCCGCGATCACGGGCCGGGCATCGCCCCGGAGCATCTGCCACGTCTGACCGAGCGGTTTTACCGCGTGGACGTGGCGGCGAGCCGGGAGATGAAGGGCACGGGGCTGGGCCTTGCGATCGTCAAGCACATCCTGACCCGGCACCGGGCGCGGCTCGAGATCGAAAGCCGTCTGGGCGAGGGCGCTAACTTTCTTGTCAAGATACCCGCGGCAATTTCGGATGCTGAGCCGGCTGTGGATCGATAG
- a CDS encoding substrate-binding domain-containing protein — translation MKVKALLSATALAVATTGFAGAAVARDQVQIAGSSTVLPYASIVAEAFGENTEFPTPVVESGGSSAGLKKFCNGVGENTIDVANASRKIREKEIKACAEAGVTDIIEVRIGYDGIVFASDINGNSFAFTQSDWFKALSPKVLVDGELVDNPYTSWNQVNADFADQPIAAFIPGTKHGTREVFEEKVLAVGCEETGAMKAMIDAGMSEDDAEDACISVRTDGVSVDIDGDYTETLARIDANKDGIGVFGLAFYENNTDKLQVATMSGVNPSTETISTGEYPVSRPLYFYVKKAHIGVIPGLKEYAQFFVSDEIAGPDGPLSQYGLVADPELAATQDAVANEVTMGN, via the coding sequence GTGAAAGTCAAGGCTCTTCTCAGCGCCACCGCTCTTGCGGTTGCCACCACCGGGTTCGCCGGCGCCGCCGTTGCGCGCGACCAGGTCCAGATCGCCGGTTCCTCCACGGTTCTGCCCTACGCTTCGATCGTTGCCGAGGCATTTGGCGAGAACACCGAATTCCCGACCCCGGTCGTTGAATCGGGCGGCTCCTCCGCCGGCCTGAAAAAATTCTGCAACGGCGTCGGCGAGAACACGATCGACGTCGCGAACGCATCGCGCAAGATCCGCGAAAAGGAAATCAAGGCCTGCGCCGAAGCCGGCGTGACGGACATCATCGAAGTCCGTATCGGCTATGACGGCATCGTCTTTGCCTCCGACATCAACGGCAATTCCTTTGCCTTCACGCAGTCGGATTGGTTCAAGGCCCTGTCGCCGAAGGTTCTGGTTGACGGCGAGCTCGTCGACAATCCCTACACCAGCTGGAACCAGGTGAATGCGGATTTCGCCGATCAGCCGATCGCCGCTTTCATTCCGGGCACCAAACACGGCACGCGTGAAGTCTTCGAAGAGAAGGTTCTTGCGGTCGGTTGCGAAGAGACGGGCGCAATGAAGGCGATGATCGACGCCGGCATGAGCGAAGATGACGCCGAAGATGCCTGCATTTCCGTGCGCACCGACGGTGTGTCCGTCGACATCGACGGCGACTACACCGAGACGCTGGCGCGCATCGACGCCAACAAGGACGGCATCGGCGTGTTCGGTCTGGCGTTCTACGAGAACAACACCGACAAGCTCCAGGTTGCGACCATGTCCGGCGTGAACCCGTCGACCGAGACGATTTCGACCGGCGAGTATCCCGTGTCGCGTCCGCTGTACTTCTACGTCAAGAAGGCCCACATCGGTGTGATTCCGGGTCTCAAGGAGTACGCGCAGTTCTTCGTCTCCGACGAGATCGCAGGTCCCGACGGCCCGCTGTCGCAGTATGGTCTCGTTGCCGATCCGGAACTGGCCGCGACGCAGGACGCGGTTGCGAACGAAGTCACGATGGGCAACTAA